In one Halorubrum sp. CBA1229 genomic region, the following are encoded:
- a CDS encoding acyltransferase produces MGDNLRVNGPSSVNSKTKLGNNVNFNGLHVRGDGKLTIGDNFHSGPDVRILTRNHNYRSGDAIPYDSTYIRKPVEIGDNVWIGVGTTILPGVKIGEGAIIQAGSTVVDDISKGAIVGGHPAEQFSMRDMEHYHSLQKQNKFH; encoded by the coding sequence GTGGGAGATAACCTGAGAGTGAATGGTCCCAGTTCGGTTAATTCGAAAACGAAGTTGGGAAACAATGTCAACTTCAATGGACTGCATGTTCGTGGAGACGGAAAACTCACCATCGGTGACAATTTTCACTCTGGCCCGGATGTCCGTATATTGACCCGCAACCATAACTATCGCAGTGGGGATGCGATCCCTTATGACTCTACGTACATTCGAAAACCAGTTGAGATCGGAGATAATGTGTGGATAGGTGTTGGGACAACGATTCTTCCCGGCGTCAAAATCGGGGAAGGGGCCATTATTCAAGCAGGATCGACCGTTGTTGACGACATTTCGAAGGGTGCAATTGTTGGCGGCCATCCGGCAGAGCAGTTCTCGATGCGGGATATGGAACATTATCACTCTTTGCAAAAACAAAATAAGTTTCATTAA
- a CDS encoding sulfatase-like hydrolase/transferase, which translates to MTGTKPNIFWITLDSVRADHTSLHGYGRDTTPELSRIAASPSGVQFQQGIAHSTRTPVSVPSMFTGLVPSRHQMIGQRSGNALPAEVDTVPDLLSEIGYHTIGVSENGYAGKAKDIDIRFDEFVKSSPTELSDFLTYDLGTSFLKYWFNIREHGPGFTASISAHGKQNSFFTSDIAKRKIRKYANSGDPIFCYIHYNDPHHPYVPPSSFVNEYISEIDATAKEAVEFSLEMHDKMYEWMADELPLTETDWGKLYAMYDACIKYTDACVGALFDFITERFDNAIVVITADHGDLFGEYGLLGHHMVLHDGLIHVPLITHGLKEVTHHADRPTQHIDIMKTLLSLVGADTSQFQGYDIRTQTREVAISQDYRGSVDNPDSENYERIKKHNPNVDLSHLPASMVTAARTRDFKLIHTEENTILFQLPDELTDVKNEFPNVHSELCSFVNEWLENEGEPIESSPTDPELAGATKKHLEEMGYL; encoded by the coding sequence ATGACGGGGACTAAGCCGAATATCTTCTGGATTACGCTAGATAGTGTGCGGGCAGATCACACCTCTTTGCACGGATACGGTCGAGATACCACTCCCGAACTTTCTCGAATCGCAGCTAGTCCAAGCGGAGTTCAATTTCAGCAGGGGATTGCACACAGTACCCGCACTCCGGTTTCAGTTCCTTCTATGTTTACTGGTTTGGTTCCCTCCCGTCACCAAATGATCGGTCAGCGGTCCGGTAATGCGCTGCCGGCAGAGGTGGATACGGTTCCCGATCTCTTGTCAGAAATTGGCTATCATACCATCGGTGTCTCTGAAAATGGATATGCTGGAAAAGCTAAGGATATTGACATACGTTTCGACGAATTCGTTAAATCCTCTCCGACAGAACTAAGTGATTTTTTAACCTACGACTTAGGTACTAGCTTTCTAAAATACTGGTTCAATATCCGTGAGCATGGGCCAGGATTTACTGCTAGTATTAGTGCACACGGAAAGCAGAATTCGTTTTTTACCTCAGATATTGCAAAGCGTAAGATTAGGAAATATGCTAACTCCGGCGACCCGATTTTCTGTTATATTCACTACAACGATCCTCATCATCCCTATGTCCCGCCGTCATCATTCGTGAACGAATATATATCTGAGATTGATGCGACAGCTAAAGAAGCAGTTGAGTTCTCTCTCGAAATGCATGATAAAATGTATGAGTGGATGGCAGACGAGTTACCGCTAACAGAGACAGACTGGGGCAAGCTATACGCTATGTACGACGCTTGCATAAAGTATACCGACGCTTGTGTCGGGGCGTTGTTCGATTTTATCACGGAGAGGTTTGACAACGCAATCGTTGTTATCACCGCGGATCATGGGGATCTATTCGGTGAATACGGACTTCTCGGTCATCACATGGTCCTTCACGATGGTCTCATTCATGTTCCTCTAATCACACACGGACTGAAGGAAGTTACTCATCACGCGGATCGACCAACGCAGCATATAGACATCATGAAGACGCTACTCTCTCTTGTCGGTGCCGATACTAGTCAATTTCAAGGATATGACATCCGAACCCAGACAAGGGAAGTCGCCATTAGCCAAGACTATCGCGGGTCGGTTGACAATCCGGACTCTGAGAACTACGAACGGATCAAAAAACACAATCCCAACGTCGATCTCTCCCATCTGCCAGCCTCAATGGTGACAGCTGCAAGAACCCGGGATTTCAAACTGATCCATACGGAGGAGAACACGATACTCTTTCAACTTCCGGATGAGTTAACTGACGTTAAAAATGAATTCCCAAACGTCCATTCTGAACTGTGTTCGTTCGTTAACGAATGGTTGGAGAACGAGGGGGAACCGATTGAGAGTTCGCCAACAGATCCTGAATTGGCCGGTGCGACAAAAAAGCATCTTGAAGAGATGGGCTACCTATGA
- a CDS encoding glycosyltransferase, which produces MDTKQTDLDQVAVAHWGEHVNGGGDRVAWELSRVFQGGPLFVGWQDKSIEPHDIETQQLINGRLSRWALERGGIARMVAHMLGWQVADPLRDYDVLVTSGNEPLFYVPPTEQVWVAYIHHTNRRQSDQIQEVENGKFGPLMLLFYYAIRVAFDHNTHKPDVFLANSEQVKRRMIRYWGVSEEKIDVVYPPVSTNAYSPHDAETGDYYLTLSRLDWHKSVDDILRAFDNLDEKLVVAGDGPERDDLERIASENVEFAGYVSEEKKKQLLAGAKAFIFNGQDEDFGISPVEALAAGTPLLGVEEGMTQYQVIEGKTGYTFEREESGRTIRRVVQQFEDNGVDWDTQKIASFADRFSVQAFHDRMHEAVAHAVENADLTPEWYSEVENISSNPEQGFTEN; this is translated from the coding sequence ATGGACACAAAACAAACAGATCTAGATCAAGTAGCAGTTGCTCACTGGGGAGAACACGTCAACGGCGGTGGTGACCGCGTTGCCTGGGAACTCTCACGAGTGTTCCAAGGTGGGCCGCTGTTCGTGGGATGGCAGGACAAGAGTATTGAACCTCATGATATCGAGACGCAGCAACTCATTAACGGTCGACTGAGTAGGTGGGCATTAGAGCGGGGTGGCATCGCGAGGATGGTAGCACACATGCTTGGGTGGCAGGTGGCCGACCCTCTTCGGGATTACGATGTGCTCGTAACAAGCGGGAACGAGCCGCTGTTCTACGTACCACCGACCGAACAGGTCTGGGTGGCGTACATCCATCACACGAATCGTCGTCAATCTGACCAGATTCAAGAGGTTGAGAACGGTAAATTCGGACCCCTAATGCTGCTGTTCTACTACGCGATCCGTGTCGCGTTCGACCACAACACGCACAAACCAGATGTCTTCCTCGCCAACTCTGAACAAGTGAAACGACGGATGATCCGCTACTGGGGGGTTTCCGAAGAAAAAATAGACGTAGTATATCCGCCAGTGAGCACTAACGCCTACTCGCCTCATGATGCCGAGACTGGCGACTACTACCTCACGCTGTCGCGGCTTGATTGGCACAAAAGTGTCGATGACATCCTGCGTGCGTTCGACAATCTTGACGAGAAACTCGTGGTCGCTGGAGATGGTCCCGAACGTGACGACCTCGAGCGAATTGCGAGCGAAAATGTCGAATTCGCCGGCTACGTTAGCGAGGAAAAAAAGAAGCAACTGCTCGCCGGCGCAAAAGCGTTCATTTTCAACGGACAAGACGAGGATTTCGGTATCTCTCCTGTGGAGGCCTTGGCCGCTGGAACGCCACTGCTGGGTGTCGAAGAGGGAATGACACAGTACCAAGTCATCGAGGGGAAAACGGGGTACACATTTGAACGAGAAGAGTCGGGACGCACGATTCGGAGAGTGGTTCAACAGTTTGAGGATAACGGTGTCGACTGGGATACCCAAAAGATCGCTTCTTTTGCGGACCGCTTCTCTGTCCAAGCGTTTCACGATCGTATGCACGAGGCAGTCGCTCACGCAGTCGAGAACGCGGACCTGACTCCGGAGTGGTACTCCGAAGTCGAAAACATATCATCTAATCCGGAGCAAGGCTTCACAGAAAATTAA